The Gouania willdenowi chromosome 5, fGouWil2.1, whole genome shotgun sequence sequence GccttatttttattcaaattctTTATTTCTCCTACGCCTGGGCCTGAGAGAGAGCAAAACAGCCTACCTTTAAATACTCCATAAACGAAGAATAGGCTTATCGGTCaatcaatcacacacactaaagaGCTTACCCTGCTATGCATGAacaatttgctgtcaaaatgtaTGGTTTCTGTTTGTGGATCTACACCCAGGATTCATACAACTTTGTTTTGTGACCCTGGAACACGTTTGCTTTAACGAGACCAAACTCTGCCGTTGCCGATATTGAATGACATTTGACAACTTGAACGTGTCCAcataacaagtagttataaACATCTAGAGACTGGTTTTCTTAATCAGATATGTATACAcgtctggccattgaacatcggATAACCACTATTTTTTGTGAATGCCTTCAGCTCCCAGAAAGGaggcgtgtatgttcactgcGGAGGCACGGCACCAGCATCAGGCACTTCCTGGAAGGGGGGTGGTTCAGACTTCTGTGATGTCACAAAAGTTTGAACCGGAGGAAacgctcgtttttcagaagagggcggagcagcagctcagagagcaggattagaaaggattgctcagagatgcaggaaggaagtcCAATAATACTTTGAGGGTGTTTTTGAGAAGGAAtgaacattgtaacaaggttaaaagctccaaaaagttgatttaggacgatataggacctttaagatCTTACCCTTGTATGATGTCATAACGCCCGTCTTTTCCCTCTGAGTTGTGACGAAGCCGCATGGTTCcctataaaaaacaaacacataaataaaagtTCACTTTGGTGAACAGATATGTCTATAAACTGCAGGATTGCAAACGCTAAACTTTTGATGTGTCTCTCAGGACCAAATATATCTTTGTAACTGAGCAAAAAGATTGTCGTGCCTCATATGTCAAAACAAGATGAAACGATACGACTTACACCTTACGACCTAATATTCAGgctgaagcagcagagatagACATCCACTTATAAAATGGATAAATCAATAATATGTTTATCTATATAtagtataaataaatctatttaccGCAATTTTAGTATTGTGCACCTGTCTCTGTCTCTTCAAATCGGAACAGTCACAGTTTGATGCTCTGGATTCCACAACTACTTCCTCCAGTGACGCCATTCTGGTCTCCATGGACTCGGCCATCTGAGTCAGCGGATGAGAAAGCCTGCTTATGACACCCAGCAGCTTCTTTTCACACACgtcacaaccaaagggtttctGTGTGTTGTGTGATGTTCCTCTGGTGTTGTTCTCAGATGTTTGAAAGTTCTCACAGCTCATGTCCATGTGTTCACTCTGAGCTTCAGACTGGGACAAAGGTTCCCTCCAATCCTCACTGTCTTCAGTGTCAGAGCAGTCTGTTTCCTCTCCATCAGTGTCTTGTTGTGTACAAGTGTTTGCTGCTTCTGGGCCTTCACTGATGTCTCCATTTGGTTCTACTTTCATGAGTTtagctgagctgcaggttgcaggttctcctttgatgttctcctcactttgtctccagtgtagcagagaacactgagcttcctcctcttcatcttcactctTCACAGTAACAGCCGTGATATCCGTCTCCTGCTTTTCCTCCAGACTTTCCCacagttcttcctcttccttctttatgtggagatgATCCTGGAGCTTCAGACCATCAGTAGATTCTCCTTTagaggaaacaaaaaaagatttgtttgattttgttgtcattgtgtagaTTTTCttatcagttttgtttattttagttgttttgtgtgtttttggaaccaaaaggcatgaaaaaggtgacaaaaaaaatgaataaaaaaaatcagtcatGGGGGGTCTGGGAGGATCCTCCCCCagaatttgattttgattttaatac is a genomic window containing:
- the LOC114463992 gene encoding uncharacterized protein LOC114463992 isoform X20, translating into MTQQNQEAKQTDREPEEKLEIKALFQTKRIPANVLCGFPADVPDGVSCKHGLKLQDHLHIKKEEEELWESLEEKQETDITAVTVKSEDEEEEAQCSLLHWRQSEENIKGEPATCSSAKLMKVEPNGDISEGPEAANTCTQQDTDGEETDCSDTEDSEDWREPLSQSEAQSEHMDMSCENFQTSENNTRGTSHNTQKPFGCDVCEKKLLGVISRLSHPLTQMAESMETRMASLEEVVVESRASNCDCSDLKRQRQVHNTKIAGTMRLRHNSEGKDGRYDIIQGG
- the LOC114463992 gene encoding uncharacterized protein LOC114463992 isoform X19, giving the protein MTQQNQEAKQTDREPEEKLEIKALFQTKRIPANVLCGFPADVPDGVSCKHGLKLQDHLHIKKEEEELWESLEEKQETDITAVTVKSEDEEEEAQCSLLHWRQSEENIKGEPATCSSAKLMKVEPNGDISEGPEAANTCTQQDTDGEETDCSDTEDSEDWREPLSQSEAQSEHMDMSCENFQTSENNTRGTSHNTQKPFGCDVCEKKLLGVISRLSHPLTQMAESMETRMASLEEVVVESRASNCDCSDLKRQRQVHNTKIAGTMRLRHNSEGKDGRYDIIQGLGSCCSHAAAVMLKVELAVRMGLRDKTCTSTSCSWNNMSETEVEPAPLSKINFSRPKQNAQSLPSVGPKRDLTVVNDQDLLELKAIFPTAAVLTSLDGGGNSETDTASEAEEEMRSLL